The proteins below are encoded in one region of Pseudomonas entomophila L48:
- a CDS encoding glutaredoxin family protein, producing the protein MLPECQLFGTLGCHLCEVAEAMLMPFVEHGLMVELVDIADSEALFERYGLLIPVLRRCDSGAELGWPFDAEQVVAFLR; encoded by the coding sequence ATGCTCCCTGAATGCCAATTGTTCGGTACCCTCGGGTGCCACCTGTGTGAAGTGGCGGAAGCCATGCTGATGCCGTTCGTCGAGCACGGCCTGATGGTCGAGCTGGTCGACATCGCGGATAGCGAGGCGCTGTTCGAGCGGTACGGCCTGCTGATTCCAGTGCTGCGCCGCTGCGACAGCGGCGCGGAGCTGGGCTGGCCGTTCGATGCCGAACAGGTGGTGGCGTTCCTGCGTTGA
- a CDS encoding ammonium transporter produces MENMHSAMDSLVHGSNTLFILMGAILVLAMHAGFAFLEVGTVRHKNQVNALSKILSDFAISALVYFFIGYWIAYGVNFLQPAAELARDHGYALVKCFFLLTFAAAIPAIISGGIAERARFMPQLCATALIVAFIYPFFEGVVWNGNLGIQAWLQARFGAPFHDFAGSVVVHAMGGWLALAAVILLGARRGRYRDGRLVAFAPSNIPFLALGSWILIIGWFGFNVMSAQTLLGASGLVAINSLMAMVGGTLSALLVGRNDPGFLHNGPLAGLVAVCAGSDLMHPVGALVVGLVAGGLFVWCFTAAQNRWKIDDVLGVWPLHGLCGVWGGIACGVFGQTALGGLGGVSLVSQLLGSLAGVVVALVGGFVVYGLIKALNGLRLSHEQEFQGADLSLHRIGATSQD; encoded by the coding sequence ATGGAAAACATGCACAGCGCGATGGACTCCCTGGTCCATGGCTCGAATACCTTGTTCATCCTCATGGGGGCGATCCTGGTCCTGGCCATGCATGCCGGCTTCGCTTTCCTCGAGGTCGGTACGGTACGCCACAAGAATCAGGTCAACGCCTTGTCGAAGATTCTCAGTGATTTCGCCATCTCGGCACTGGTGTACTTCTTCATCGGCTACTGGATCGCCTATGGTGTGAACTTCCTGCAACCGGCGGCCGAGCTGGCCCGCGACCATGGTTATGCCTTGGTCAAATGCTTCTTCCTGCTGACCTTCGCCGCGGCGATCCCGGCGATCATCTCGGGTGGGATCGCCGAGCGGGCACGCTTCATGCCGCAGTTGTGCGCGACCGCGTTGATCGTGGCGTTCATCTATCCGTTCTTCGAAGGGGTGGTGTGGAATGGCAACCTGGGTATCCAGGCATGGCTACAGGCGCGCTTCGGCGCACCGTTCCATGACTTCGCCGGGTCCGTGGTGGTGCATGCCATGGGCGGGTGGCTGGCCTTGGCGGCGGTCATCCTGCTGGGTGCGCGTCGCGGTCGCTATCGCGATGGCCGGCTGGTGGCCTTCGCGCCGTCGAACATCCCGTTCCTGGCGCTGGGCTCCTGGATCCTGATCATCGGCTGGTTCGGCTTCAACGTCATGAGCGCGCAGACCCTGCTGGGCGCCAGTGGGCTGGTGGCGATCAACTCGTTGATGGCCATGGTGGGCGGCACCTTGTCGGCCTTGCTGGTGGGGCGCAATGACCCGGGCTTCCTGCACAACGGTCCGCTGGCCGGGCTGGTGGCGGTCTGCGCCGGTTCCGACCTGATGCACCCGGTGGGGGCGCTGGTGGTCGGGCTGGTGGCGGGAGGCCTGTTCGTCTGGTGTTTCACCGCGGCACAGAACCGTTGGAAGATCGACGATGTGCTAGGTGTGTGGCCGCTGCATGGCTTGTGTGGCGTCTGGGGTGGGATCGCCTGTGGCGTGTTCGGGCAGACGGCGCTGGGCGGGTTGGGTGGTGTCAGCCTGGTGAGCCAGTTGCTGGGCAGCCTGGCCGGTGTGGTGGTGGCGTTGGTCGGCGGTTTTGTCGTGTACGGGCTGATCAAGGCGCTGAATGGCCTACGCCTCAGCCACGAGCAGGAATTCCAGGGCGCCGACCTGTCGCTGCACCGCATTGGTGCGACCAGCCAGGATTGA
- a CDS encoding DUF883 family protein: MASKSAKTAQEILMADFQALVRDTEKLLADTANLAGDQADELREQIHERLTQARETLQLTQDSVRQRGQAALGSAEQYVQENPWQAIGIAAGVGLLIGLLAKR, translated from the coding sequence ATGGCCAGCAAATCGGCAAAGACTGCACAAGAAATACTGATGGCTGACTTCCAGGCCCTGGTCCGCGACACCGAAAAGCTGCTCGCCGACACCGCAAACCTGGCGGGCGACCAGGCCGATGAACTGCGCGAGCAGATTCACGAACGCCTGACACAGGCCCGCGAAACCCTGCAACTGACCCAGGACTCGGTACGCCAACGCGGCCAGGCCGCCCTCGGCAGCGCCGAGCAGTACGTGCAGGAAAACCCCTGGCAGGCCATCGGCATCGCGGCTGGCGTCGGCTTGCTGATCGGCCTGCTGGCCAAGCGCTGA
- a CDS encoding phage holin family protein, translated as MDNDANGAATSGRRLGAAILGLLHSHIELFGIELQEQKARTLSLLLFAGLALVFALLLLTALSGLVLVLLWDSYRLAGIIGLCVFYGLAALYCGLRLKAAVFDESSPFSATLDELAKDRERLLP; from the coding sequence ATGGATAACGACGCCAACGGCGCCGCCACCTCCGGCAGGCGCCTCGGCGCGGCGATACTGGGCCTGCTGCACAGCCATATCGAACTGTTCGGCATCGAATTGCAGGAACAGAAGGCCCGTACCCTTAGCCTGCTGCTGTTTGCCGGGCTGGCGCTGGTCTTCGCCCTGCTGCTGCTCACGGCCTTGTCCGGGCTGGTGCTGGTGCTGTTGTGGGACAGCTATCGCCTGGCCGGGATCATCGGCCTGTGCGTGTTCTACGGTCTTGCCGCGCTGTACTGCGGCTTGCGCCTGAAAGCTGCGGTGTTCGACGAATCTTCACCGTTCAGTGCCACGCTCGACGAGCTGGCCAAGGACCGGGAGCGCCTGCTGCCATGA
- a CDS encoding deoxyguanosinetriphosphate triphosphohydrolase → MDWHTLLTRERLGKALGSSEELGRSPFHKDHDRVIFSGAFRRLGRKTQVHPVTSNDHIHTRLTHSLEVSCVGRSLGMRVGETLRDRLPDWCEPSDLGMIVQASCLAHDIGNPPFGHSGEDAIRHWFQQAAGRGWLDDMTDDERADFLNFEGNAQGFRVLTQLEYHQFDGGMRLTYATLGAYLKYPWTARHADALGYKKHKFGCYHSELPLLEQIAGKLGLPQIAHQRWARHPLVYLMEAADDICYALIDLEDGLEMDLLQYAEVEALLLDLVGDDLPETYRQLGPGASRRRKLAILRGKAIEHLTNAAALAFVEQQDALLAGRLPGDLVEHMHGPAQRCVLQAKDMARKKIFQDKRKTLQEIGAYTTLEILLNTFCSAALEQHGGRTPSFKSQRVLDLLGNNAPDPHGTLHDAYLRMIDFIAGMTDGYASEMASEMTGRSSPT, encoded by the coding sequence TTGGACTGGCACACCCTGCTGACCCGCGAACGCCTGGGCAAGGCCCTCGGCAGCTCTGAAGAACTGGGCCGCAGCCCCTTCCACAAGGACCACGACCGGGTCATCTTCTCTGGCGCCTTCCGCCGCCTGGGGCGCAAGACCCAGGTGCATCCGGTCACCAGCAACGACCATATCCACACCCGCCTGACCCACTCGCTGGAAGTGAGCTGCGTCGGCCGCTCACTGGGCATGCGCGTAGGCGAGACCCTGCGCGACAGGCTGCCGGACTGGTGCGAACCCAGCGACCTGGGGATGATCGTGCAAGCGTCGTGCCTGGCCCACGACATTGGCAACCCTCCGTTCGGCCACTCCGGCGAGGACGCCATCCGCCATTGGTTCCAACAAGCGGCCGGACGTGGCTGGCTGGACGACATGACCGATGACGAACGTGCCGATTTCCTCAATTTCGAAGGCAACGCCCAGGGCTTTCGGGTCCTCACCCAACTCGAGTATCACCAATTCGATGGTGGCATGCGCCTGACCTACGCGACCCTCGGCGCCTACCTGAAATATCCCTGGACCGCCCGCCACGCCGATGCCCTGGGCTACAAGAAACACAAGTTCGGTTGCTACCACAGCGAACTGCCGCTGCTCGAACAGATCGCCGGCAAGCTTGGCCTGCCGCAGATCGCACACCAACGCTGGGCCCGCCATCCATTGGTCTACCTGATGGAGGCCGCCGACGATATCTGCTACGCCTTGATCGACCTCGAGGACGGCCTGGAAATGGACCTGTTGCAGTACGCCGAAGTCGAGGCGCTGCTGCTCGACCTGGTGGGTGACGACCTGCCGGAAACCTATCGCCAGCTGGGGCCTGGTGCATCGCGCCGGCGCAAGCTGGCAATCCTGCGGGGCAAGGCGATCGAACACCTGACCAACGCCGCCGCCCTCGCTTTCGTTGAACAGCAGGATGCCCTGCTTGCCGGACGGCTGCCGGGCGACCTGGTCGAACACATGCACGGCCCGGCCCAGCGTTGCGTACTGCAAGCCAAGGACATGGCCCGCAAAAAGATCTTTCAGGACAAGCGCAAGACGCTCCAGGAGATCGGCGCCTACACCACCCTGGAAATCCTCCTCAATACCTTCTGCAGTGCCGCCCTGGAACAGCACGGCGGGCGCACGCCTTCGTTCAAGAGCCAGCGTGTGCTGGACCTGCTCGGCAACAACGCACCCGATCCGCACGGTACCTTGCACGACGCCTACCTGCGCATGATCGACTTCATCGCTGGCATGACCGATGGCTATGCCAGCGAAATGGCCAGCGAGATGACCGGACGCTCCAGCCCGACATAA
- a CDS encoding response regulator transcription factor, translating into MHSVFIVDDHPVIRLAIRMLLENQNYTVVGESDNGVDAMQMIRETRPDLVILDISLPKLDGLEMLSRLQTMAIPLKVLVLTAQSPALFAIRCMHSGAAGYVCKQEDLSELLSAIKAVLSGYNYFPSQALNPAQVDRGQELELFRQVNDRELMVLQLFAQGRSNKEIAKGMFLSNKTVSTYKKRLMHKLHANTLVELIDIAKRNALV; encoded by the coding sequence ATGCACTCAGTATTTATTGTCGACGACCACCCGGTAATCCGCCTGGCTATCCGGATGTTGCTGGAGAATCAGAATTACACGGTGGTTGGCGAATCGGACAATGGCGTCGATGCCATGCAGATGATTCGCGAAACACGCCCGGACCTGGTAATCCTGGATATCAGCCTACCCAAGCTCGACGGGCTGGAAATGCTGTCCCGTCTACAGACCATGGCCATCCCGCTCAAGGTTCTGGTACTGACCGCACAATCGCCAGCGCTGTTCGCGATCCGCTGCATGCACTCGGGGGCCGCCGGTTACGTCTGCAAACAGGAAGATCTGAGCGAGTTGCTCAGTGCCATAAAGGCAGTGCTTTCCGGCTATAACTACTTCCCCAGCCAGGCACTCAATCCGGCCCAGGTAGATCGAGGGCAGGAACTGGAACTGTTCCGCCAGGTGAACGACCGGGAGCTGATGGTCTTGCAACTCTTCGCGCAGGGCAGAAGCAACAAGGAAATTGCCAAGGGTATGTTCCTCAGCAACAAGACAGTCAGCACCTACAAAAAGCGCCTTATGCACAAACTGCACGCAAACACGCTGGTGGAACTGATCGACATCGCCAAACGCAACGCGTTAGTCTGA
- a CDS encoding transporter substrate-binding domain-containing protein has product MWRYIATSLLCLSLGTPLQGACVSNYPGQTYTLLSRASPTSAQPTLTPAQRDWLATRQKLVLGTSAPDYPPFDIATRGNEYQGLTADYAGVIGNALGLPVRVQRFPSRAAAVAALKNGQIDLLGSANGYEASTQGLALSRPYAIDQPVLVTREDETRALDTGLDGMRLSMLYHYLPPEEINATYPEAELLTFESSTQALNAVAFEQADVFIGDTVSTHYLISRGHLPRLRMANFGKHEAVGFSFALRDDDRMLLQLVDAALEAQSNSTRNDIFKRWSASSGSLLTDRKLQLSPREDRWLREHPVMRVVVNDTAAPLTFFDNNDRLRGIVADLLELIRLRTGLRFKIQRASGDGDMIEQLESGRADIIATHSTDTRRGNALQVSRPYLESAYVLVGRGGADQPSSLTLLKGKRVAVPRDSNVAALLATRHPQVRQVATESAYYAMALLGSGAVDAVIATLIDANHMVATGSDLVIRSTVGTEPATFSMATTAQASELASILDKALLSISPEELGVINSRWRDHGVRDDTYWRHYRKIIMQVVGVIGMLLVLALIWNARLRRQIKQRQRAERALNDQLEFMGALLNGTPHPMYVRDHEGRLQSCNDSYLQAVGASPEQVIGKRLEDTPFCDCDYTQQIQDEYQRVMAQGKPLILDRPLRLKDQELTIYHWILPYRNSLGEMQGIIGGWIDISERRNLVQDLRLAKQQADDANRAKSTFLATISHEIRTPMNALIGMLELALRRADQGQLDRPALEIAHHSAQDLLGLIGDILDIARIESGHLTLAPEPVDLAMLVESVGRVFDGLARHKGLALKVAITDAAHCHVMLDPLRFKQVLSNLVSNAIKFTEQGQVRISVKLRNGNEREAPILDLEVRDSGIGIHEEDVQRLFTPFAQANPYSDGARAGTGLGLVISRNLCTMMGGELSLQSLQGVGTRVRLVMPLRCVDPEEPLPRMAADIEQPDTRMKILVIDDHPANLLLMAQQLSYLGLRQESARDGREGLRKWREGCFDVLIVDCNMPGMNGYELARTVRAEEHLHGRPRCTMLGYTANAQPEVRQQCLDAGMDDCLLKPIGLQLLGQRLASLARQGRPCNGCDEPGHRFDLDGLSAIVGDNANDRDRILSTLYQSLQQDLSTLMAIDPRQQADALSAQAHKILSAARMLDARSLIQACEALEKPGLSQDELKIRRQALARHMRRVEKALARQLGSLAEAE; this is encoded by the coding sequence ATGTGGAGGTACATTGCAACATCCCTGCTCTGCCTGAGCCTCGGCACCCCACTTCAGGGTGCCTGCGTATCCAATTACCCAGGCCAAACATACACCCTGCTTAGCCGCGCCTCACCGACATCGGCCCAACCCACGCTCACCCCGGCCCAACGTGATTGGCTCGCTACCCGTCAGAAACTGGTCCTGGGAACATCGGCACCAGATTACCCACCGTTCGACATTGCCACCCGCGGCAACGAGTACCAGGGGCTCACCGCTGACTACGCTGGCGTGATCGGCAACGCCCTCGGCCTGCCGGTCCGCGTACAACGTTTCCCCAGTCGGGCCGCGGCGGTCGCCGCCTTGAAGAATGGCCAGATCGACCTGCTGGGAAGCGCCAATGGTTACGAAGCCTCGACGCAAGGCCTGGCCCTGTCACGGCCCTATGCCATCGACCAACCGGTGCTGGTGACCCGCGAAGACGAGACACGCGCACTGGATACAGGCCTGGACGGCATGCGCCTGAGCATGCTCTACCACTACCTGCCACCCGAAGAGATCAACGCCACCTACCCCGAGGCCGAGCTCCTGACCTTCGAGTCGTCCACCCAGGCGCTGAACGCGGTAGCCTTCGAGCAAGCCGACGTGTTCATCGGCGATACCGTGTCCACTCACTACCTGATCAGCCGAGGCCACCTGCCACGCCTGCGCATGGCCAATTTCGGCAAGCACGAAGCCGTTGGTTTCAGTTTTGCCTTGCGCGATGACGACAGGATGCTGCTGCAACTGGTCGATGCTGCGCTGGAAGCCCAGTCAAACAGTACACGCAACGACATCTTCAAGCGCTGGAGCGCTAGCAGTGGCAGCCTGTTGACTGATCGCAAGTTGCAGTTGTCGCCACGGGAAGACCGCTGGCTGCGCGAGCATCCGGTGATGCGGGTGGTGGTCAATGATACCGCCGCCCCCCTGACCTTTTTCGACAACAACGACCGCCTGCGGGGTATCGTCGCCGATTTGCTCGAACTCATTCGCTTGCGCACCGGTCTGCGCTTTAAGATCCAGCGCGCCAGTGGCGATGGCGACATGATCGAGCAACTTGAGTCCGGCCGCGCCGACATCATTGCCACCCACTCCACCGATACACGTCGCGGCAACGCATTGCAGGTCAGCAGGCCCTACCTGGAAAGTGCCTATGTGCTCGTCGGTCGCGGCGGAGCCGATCAACCCAGCTCACTGACGCTGCTCAAGGGCAAGCGTGTCGCCGTCCCTCGCGACAGCAACGTGGCAGCGCTACTGGCCACCCGCCACCCGCAGGTTCGCCAGGTTGCAACGGAGAGCGCCTACTACGCCATGGCGCTGCTCGGCAGCGGCGCCGTGGATGCGGTGATCGCCACCCTGATCGATGCCAACCACATGGTGGCGACCGGCAGTGACCTGGTTATCCGCAGCACGGTTGGCACGGAACCGGCAACCTTCTCGATGGCAACTACCGCTCAGGCCAGTGAGTTGGCGTCAATTCTCGACAAGGCGCTACTGAGCATATCCCCCGAAGAGCTCGGGGTGATCAACAGCCGTTGGCGGGACCACGGCGTGCGCGATGACACCTACTGGCGCCATTACCGCAAGATCATCATGCAAGTAGTCGGTGTCATCGGCATGCTGCTGGTGCTTGCGCTGATCTGGAACGCACGCCTGCGCCGCCAGATCAAGCAACGTCAACGTGCGGAGCGAGCCCTGAACGACCAACTGGAGTTCATGGGCGCCTTGCTCAACGGCACCCCCCACCCCATGTATGTACGTGACCACGAAGGCCGCTTGCAGAGTTGCAACGACAGCTATCTGCAAGCGGTTGGCGCCAGCCCCGAGCAGGTCATCGGCAAGCGCCTGGAGGACACCCCGTTCTGCGATTGTGACTACACCCAGCAGATACAGGACGAGTACCAACGCGTCATGGCGCAAGGTAAACCCTTGATTCTGGACCGCCCTCTGCGCCTGAAAGACCAGGAATTGACGATCTATCACTGGATCCTTCCCTACCGCAACTCGCTGGGCGAAATGCAAGGCATCATCGGCGGCTGGATCGACATCAGCGAACGCCGCAACCTGGTCCAGGACCTGCGCCTGGCCAAACAGCAGGCGGATGACGCGAACCGAGCCAAAAGCACCTTCCTCGCCACTATCAGCCATGAAATCCGCACACCGATGAACGCGCTGATCGGCATGCTGGAGCTGGCCTTGCGCCGCGCCGACCAGGGCCAGCTCGACCGACCTGCACTGGAAATCGCCCATCATTCGGCCCAGGACCTGCTCGGGCTGATCGGCGACATCCTGGATATCGCTCGCATCGAGTCCGGGCATCTGACCCTTGCGCCAGAACCCGTAGACCTGGCCATGCTGGTCGAATCCGTCGGACGCGTGTTCGACGGCCTGGCCCGGCACAAGGGCCTGGCATTGAAAGTGGCCATCACCGACGCTGCGCATTGCCATGTAATGCTTGATCCACTGCGCTTCAAGCAAGTGCTGTCAAACCTGGTCAGCAACGCAATCAAGTTCACCGAGCAGGGGCAGGTGCGCATCAGCGTCAAGCTGCGCAACGGCAACGAACGGGAAGCCCCCATCCTTGACCTGGAAGTGCGTGACAGCGGCATCGGTATCCACGAGGAAGACGTGCAGCGACTGTTCACCCCCTTCGCCCAAGCCAACCCTTACAGTGACGGCGCCCGCGCCGGCACCGGGCTGGGGCTGGTCATCAGCCGCAACCTGTGCACGATGATGGGAGGCGAGCTGAGCCTGCAGAGCCTGCAAGGCGTAGGGACACGCGTACGCCTGGTCATGCCCCTGCGTTGTGTCGACCCGGAGGAACCACTCCCTCGAATGGCCGCGGACATCGAACAGCCAGACACACGCATGAAAATCCTGGTGATCGACGACCATCCCGCCAATCTGCTGCTCATGGCACAACAGTTGAGCTACCTGGGGCTGCGCCAGGAAAGCGCGCGCGATGGCCGCGAAGGGTTGCGCAAGTGGCGTGAGGGCTGTTTCGATGTCCTGATCGTCGACTGCAACATGCCGGGAATGAATGGCTATGAACTGGCCCGGACCGTGCGCGCCGAAGAGCACCTGCACGGCCGCCCGCGCTGCACCATGCTCGGCTACACCGCCAACGCCCAACCTGAGGTGCGCCAGCAATGCCTGGATGCGGGCATGGATGACTGCCTGCTCAAACCCATCGGGCTGCAACTGCTTGGCCAACGCCTTGCAAGCCTTGCCCGTCAGGGCAGGCCGTGCAATGGCTGCGACGAGCCAGGGCATCGCTTCGACCTGGACGGCCTGAGCGCCATCGTCGGTGACAACGCCAACGATCGCGACCGCATACTGAGCACCCTGTACCAGAGCCTGCAGCAAGACCTAAGCACATTGATGGCTATCGACCCGCGGCAGCAGGCGGATGCACTGTCGGCCCAGGCACACAAGATCCTCAGCGCGGCAAGGATGCTGGATGCCAGGTCATTGATTCAGGCGTGCGAAGCGCTCGAGAAACCAGGCCTGTCACAGGACGAGCTGAAAATTCGCCGTCAGGCACTGGCGCGGCATATGCGCCGCGTGGAGAAAGCCCTGGCCAGGCAATTGGGCAGCCTGGCCGAGGCGGAGTAA
- a CDS encoding YggL family protein: MATNRSRRLRKKLCVDEFQELGFELNLGFKEDLSDEAIDAFLDAFLAEAMDANGLDYVGGDDFGLVCKATRGSVSEEQRAAVEAWLKGRSELTNIEVSPLLDAWYPEKPINPAS, encoded by the coding sequence ATGGCTACCAACCGTTCCCGTCGCCTGCGCAAGAAACTGTGCGTGGACGAATTCCAGGAGCTGGGTTTCGAACTGAACCTGGGTTTCAAGGAAGACCTGTCCGATGAAGCCATCGATGCCTTCCTCGACGCCTTCCTGGCTGAAGCCATGGACGCCAATGGCCTGGACTATGTCGGCGGCGACGATTTCGGCCTGGTCTGCAAGGCCACCCGCGGCTCGGTCAGCGAAGAACAGCGCGCCGCTGTTGAAGCCTGGCTCAAAGGCCGCAGCGAACTGACCAATATCGAAGTCAGCCCGCTGCTGGACGCCTGGTACCCGGAAAAACCGATCAACCCGGCATCGTGA
- the dacB gene encoding D-alanyl-D-alanine carboxypeptidase/D-alanyl-D-alanine endopeptidase: MIKTLRPLLLAGLLLPLAFPSQAAAVNTTLPPKVQQALKTNKLQDTALSLVMLPLDGPGTATVFNADVSVNPASTMKLITTYAALELLGPTYQWKTEFYTDGTLSNGTLNGNLYLKGGGDPKLNMEKLWLLMRDLRANGVRTVTGDLVLDRSHFVQPNLPQFDDDGGDVNKPFLVKPDSLLVNLKALRFVARNDGGKVVVSVEPPIASIRVDNQVKAVAGKQCTGDVRYNPVPQADGVSVTVTGQLADGCNSQTYLSLLDHPTYAAGAVRAIWNELGGTIQGRDRFEDVPKSARLLARAFSPDLVEVIRDINKYSNNTMAQQLFLSIGAQFRTDADGDDARAAQRVVRQWLAKKGITAPHLVMENGSGLSRAERVSTREMAALLQAAWKSPYAAEFISSMPLVGMDGTMRKRLKRTAMSGEGHIKTGTLNTVRAIAGFSRDSNGHTWAVAAILNDPKPWGASQVLDQVLLDLYRQPKIDNGTVGVMP, encoded by the coding sequence ATGATCAAGACGCTTCGCCCACTGCTGCTCGCCGGCCTGTTGCTACCCCTGGCATTCCCCAGCCAGGCCGCCGCCGTCAACACCACCCTCCCGCCCAAGGTGCAACAGGCACTCAAGACCAACAAACTGCAGGACACGGCGCTGTCGCTGGTGATGCTGCCACTGGATGGTCCGGGCACCGCGACGGTGTTCAACGCCGACGTCTCGGTCAACCCAGCCTCGACCATGAAGTTGATCACCACCTACGCCGCACTGGAGCTGCTGGGCCCGACCTACCAGTGGAAAACCGAGTTCTACACCGATGGCACCCTGAGCAACGGCACGCTCAACGGCAATCTCTATCTCAAGGGCGGCGGCGACCCCAAGCTGAACATGGAGAAGCTCTGGCTGCTGATGCGTGACTTACGCGCCAATGGTGTGCGCACGGTAACCGGCGACCTGGTCCTGGACCGCAGCCACTTCGTGCAGCCAAACCTGCCGCAGTTCGATGACGACGGCGGCGACGTCAACAAACCATTCCTGGTCAAGCCCGACTCCTTGCTGGTGAACCTGAAAGCCTTGCGTTTCGTTGCCCGCAACGACGGCGGCAAAGTGGTGGTTTCGGTCGAGCCACCGATCGCCAGCATCCGCGTCGACAACCAGGTCAAGGCCGTGGCCGGCAAGCAGTGCACGGGGGATGTGCGCTACAACCCGGTACCACAAGCGGACGGCGTCAGCGTGACCGTCACCGGCCAACTGGCTGACGGCTGCAACTCGCAGACCTACCTGTCGCTGCTGGACCACCCGACCTACGCCGCGGGGGCCGTACGCGCCATCTGGAACGAGCTGGGCGGCACCATCCAGGGCCGTGACCGCTTCGAGGACGTCCCCAAGTCTGCCCGCTTGCTGGCACGCGCCTTCTCGCCGGACCTCGTCGAAGTCATCCGCGACATCAACAAATACAGCAACAACACCATGGCGCAGCAACTGTTCCTCAGTATCGGCGCGCAGTTCCGTACCGATGCCGACGGCGACGACGCCCGTGCCGCCCAACGGGTGGTGCGCCAATGGCTGGCCAAGAAAGGCATCACCGCGCCGCACCTGGTGATGGAGAACGGCTCTGGCCTGTCCCGCGCCGAACGGGTCAGCACCCGGGAAATGGCCGCATTGCTTCAGGCGGCCTGGAAGAGCCCATACGCGGCCGAGTTCATCAGCTCGATGCCGCTGGTGGGCATGGACGGCACCATGCGCAAACGCCTCAAGCGCACCGCGATGAGCGGCGAAGGGCACATCAAGACCGGCACGCTCAATACCGTGCGGGCAATTGCCGGGTTCAGCCGCGACAGCAACGGCCACACCTGGGCAGTAGCGGCCATCCTCAACGACCCCAAGCCATGGGGCGCGTCGCAGGTGCTTGACCAGGTGTTGCTCGACCTCTACCGCCAACCCAAGATCGACAACGGTACCGTGGGTGTCATGCCCTGA
- a CDS encoding PhzF family phenazine biosynthesis protein, which produces MQLEIFQVDAFSSEPFGGNPAAVIPLQQWLPDDLLQRIAEENNLSETAYFMRNGEAFDLRWFTPTVEVDLCGHATLAAAWVLFEQLGEQAEVLRFNTRSGELRVSRGGDGLLAMDFPAKQPVAVDIPDGLLPALGLSSARALYRTDDYVLVIDDAALLDPLKPDFVALSAFDVRGVAVTAPGRGFDFVTRWFGPRVGVNEDPVTGSAHTSLAPYWADRLGKASLRCEQGGARKGQLQCEVPGNGRVIISGRGALYLRGQVFI; this is translated from the coding sequence ATGCAACTCGAGATATTCCAGGTCGATGCGTTTTCCTCAGAGCCATTCGGCGGCAATCCGGCGGCGGTGATTCCGTTGCAGCAGTGGTTACCGGATGACCTGCTGCAGCGCATCGCCGAAGAGAACAACCTGTCCGAAACCGCCTACTTCATGCGCAACGGTGAGGCCTTCGACTTGCGCTGGTTCACCCCGACCGTCGAGGTCGACCTGTGTGGCCATGCGACCTTGGCGGCTGCCTGGGTGCTGTTCGAGCAGTTGGGCGAGCAAGCCGAAGTGCTGCGCTTCAATACGCGCAGTGGTGAACTGAGGGTCAGCCGTGGGGGCGATGGCCTGCTGGCCATGGATTTCCCCGCCAAACAGCCGGTCGCCGTGGATATTCCCGATGGCTTGCTGCCGGCATTGGGCTTGAGTAGCGCGCGTGCGTTGTATCGCACTGACGACTATGTGTTGGTGATCGACGATGCGGCGCTGCTCGATCCGCTCAAGCCGGACTTCGTCGCGTTGTCGGCATTTGATGTGCGCGGGGTGGCGGTGACCGCGCCAGGGCGCGGGTTTGATTTCGTCACGCGCTGGTTCGGGCCGCGGGTGGGGGTCAATGAAGACCCGGTTACCGGGTCGGCGCATACTTCGTTGGCACCTTACTGGGCTGATCGCCTGGGCAAGGCCAGCTTGCGCTGCGAGCAGGGTGGCGCGCGCAAGGGGCAATTGCAGTGCGAAGTGCCGGGTAACGGGCGGGTGATTATCAGTGGGCGAGGTGCGTTGTACTTGCGCGGTCAGGTCTTTATCTGA